The Papaver somniferum cultivar HN1 chromosome 3, ASM357369v1, whole genome shotgun sequence genome includes a region encoding these proteins:
- the LOC113357888 gene encoding E3 ubiquitin-protein ligase SHPRH-like: MGRKKARPHRSSGGKISSSSLTTANGTTGSLNSDKALDADSNKNIGPQVKPFLLVDIDQTLCSINENHLDIAEIVLKDFNYKSRDERLFDFEKDKEYSLRFRLCNLQEEFVNRFRFGHMLVISAHDIFLEFLVVDKEMDEGDKVVVFSGIFDGSDEGISSLVHLISQKMLAVRPVKEVRISEEEEFVSVTLRVEILKSAFDLCASLLETSRKPWKKSMMSVMSWLRPEVATCGAIYAGIEETENMEIDACMDETVEGSSRCDPRDSTTGFNVAEFYDSIKPSKGEPMLDDELPDLRPTLRPYQRRATNWMVQREKGTSENLNCQNQFFRPLSVTVCFLDTESKMFYNPFSGNISLHPESSLSYVSGGILADEMDLGKTVELLACIFAHRRPTSDGDVTFDNQMQVNRHQISNLKRLKRERVECICGAVNESYKYKGLWVQCDICDAWQHADCVGYSPVRSPSDSNEAAEGTGHQQVPSVKNNESSSTKIVEDDGNFTCQLCLELIQASSSPVNTGATLVVCPASILQQWNAEIIRHIEPGSLKICIYEGVRNASLSATSTMDICELINADIVLTTYDVLKGDLSHDGDRHEGDRRLMRFKKRYPVVPTLLTRIFWWRICLDEAQMVESNVGYATEMALRLHARYHWCITGTPIQRRLDDLYVLLRFLKATPYDTHKWWIKVIRDPYERKDTGAIQLAHKFFKQIMWRSSKADVADELQLPPQKDSVAWLTFSAIEAHFYQRQHETCVNYARELIRSFKDKARQSEIHDCESIERSADHLLTHYEASKLLHSLLKLRQACCHPQVGSSGLRSIQHSPMTMQEILEVLVGKTKTEGEEALRKLIVSLNGLAGIAVLEQDPSRAVSMYREALALAEEYSDDFRLDPLLNLHIHHNLAEILPVTSGYSQEHCSMGGQLSGNPEKRDSKLCEVGEFDQHPMKRQKISEDNSSSYLTSQNMQQEESHVASELEHTGLQGNKGTDHDVLQQMSSRSFAEGCLRECETTKLKYLSMFNSKLSLAQQEFRNAHMQVSSVFGEQQKQPTNWWLEALQLVEQKENSSNELIRRIGDAISGTLSSSKSPGIASRFQSTTGLKYVIQMGLDSLEASRQDLLGRVLEIDQTMEKPRDEDIARVRYCRNCQDNKDGPLCVLCELDELFQAYEARLFRLTKGGDGGMIASAEEAVDLQKKKSELNRFYWGLSRPKDGSSSSLDGNKEDKKQRDVRAKVVVSRSPSELEIVLGVIKSYTKCLIGKKILSAANKHLLLFEGMRKEFTQARFLATAQSQVLRAHDEIKMATSRLRLREDENDTSLDALSSAELVAANVEFSNEKFVSLSLVSSIKGQLRYLKGLILSKQKVQLDKPNSPTNVDTDNSSAASPCTGEQNGFVNKAEDEACPVCQDKLQHEKMVFQCGHVTCCRCLVAMSERSKSRNKWIMCPTCRKHTDLGNIALADDSQSKACNSGLSSVSQGHEMVEASISVQGSYGTKIEAVTKRILWIKSTDPKAKVLVFSSWNDVLDVLEHAFSANNISHIRMKGGRKSHVALAKFKGEREPEGKFIQVLLLLFQHGANGLNLLEAQHVILIEPLLNPATEAQAINRVHRIGQDKTTLVHRFIVKDTVEESIYKLNRGRSTTSVISGSTKKQDQSVLTLKDVESLFSSATPSMQLEDKNVETGSLKHLPPAVAAALAAERRLKESLTSSL; the protein is encoded by the exons ATGGGTAGGAAGAAAGCCAGACCACATAGGTCAAGTGGTGGgaaaatatcatcatcatcactaacAACAGCTAATGGTACTACTGGTAGTCTAAATTCAGATAAAGCCCTAGATGCAGACTCTAATAAGAACATAGGACCACAAGTTAAACCTTTCTTATTAGTGGATATTGATCAGACATTATGTTCAATTAATGAAAATCATCTTGACATTGCTGAAATTGTTTTGAAAGATTTTAATTACAAGTCTAGAGATGAAAGATTATTTGATTTTGAAAAAGATAAGGAGTATTCTCTTAGATTTAGGTTATGTAATTTACAAGAGGAATTTGTGAATCGTTTTCGGTTTGGTCATATGCTGGTTATATCAGCTCATGATATCTTTTTGGAGTTCTTAGTGGTGGATAAGGAGATGGATGAGGGTGATAAAGTGGTTGTTTTCTCGGGAATTTTTGATGGTTCAGATGAAGGTATTTCTAGTCTTGTTCATTTGATTAGTCAGAAAATGTTGGCGGTGAGACCGGTTAAAGAGGTTCGAATTTCCGAGGAGGAGGAATTTGTATCTGTTACTTTGAGAGTGGAGATATTGAAGAGTGCATTTGATTTGTGTGCATCGCTTTTGGAGACTTCTAGGAAGCCGTGGAAAAAGAGTATGATGAGTGTTATGTCTTGGTTAAGACCTGAAGTTGCCACTTGTGGAGCTATTTATGCTGGTATTGAGGAAACTGAGAATATGGAGATTGATGCTTGTATGGACGAGACGGTAGAAGGGAGTAGTAGATGTGATCCAAGAGATAGTACTACTGGCTTCAATGTTGCAGAGTTCTATGATTCAATCAAACCATCCAA GGGAGAGCCAATGCTAGATGATGAACTCCCTGACTTGCGTCCTACGTTGAGGCCTTACCAACGTCGTGCAACTAATTGGATGGTTCAAAGAGAGAAAGGAACTTCAGAGAATTTGAATtgtcaaaatcaattttttaggCCGCTCAGTGTAACTGTTTGTTTCCTCGATACAGAATCAAAAATGTTTTATAATCCGTTCAG TGGAAATATTTCATTGCATCCAGAATCATCGTTGTCATACGTTTCTGGCGGGATTCTTGCTG ATGAGATGGACCTGGGAAAAACTGTCGAACTGCTCGCTTGCATCTTTGCTCATCGCAGGCCAACATCTGATGGCGACGTAACTTTTGACAATCAAATGCAAGTTAACAGACATCAGATTAGTAACCTAAAGAGATTAAAAAGAGAACGTGTCGAGTGCATATGTGGGGCTGTGAATGAAAGCTATAAATATAAAGGATTATGGGTACAATGTGATATTTGCGATGCTTGGCAGCATGCAGATTGTGTTGGTTACTCACCAGTAAGAAGTCCTTCGGATTCTAATGAAGCTGCAGAGGGTACAGGCCATCAGCAGGTTCCATCTGTGAAGAATAATGAAAGCAGCTCAACCAAAATAGTCGAAGATGATGGGAATTTTACTTGCCAATTGTGCTTGGAACTGATTCAAGCCTCTAGTTCTCCAGTTAATACTGGGGCAACTCTTGTTGTGTGTCCAGCTTCAATTTTACAACAGTGGAATGCAGAAATCATTCG TCATATAGAACCAGGTTCCCTCAaaatttgtatatatgaaggtgtGAGGAATGCTTCACTTTCAGCTACTTCTACAATGGATATATGCGAACTTATCAATGCTGATATTGTCTTGACAACATACGATGTTCTGAAAGGAGATCTATCGCATGATGGTGATAGGCATGAAGGTGATCGTCGCTTAATGAGATTCAAGAAAAG GTATCCGGTTGTACCCACACTCCTCACAAGAATATTTTGGTGGAGGATTTGCTTGGATGAGGCACAAATGGTAGAGAGTAATGTAGGTTATGCTACGGAAATGGCATTACGGCTGCATGCGAGGTATCATTGGTGTATTACTGGTACTCCTATACAGCGTCGCCTTGATGACTTGTATGTACTTTTGAGATTCCTTAAGGCTACTCCATATGACACTCACAAGTGGTGGATTAAAGTTATAAGAGACCCGTATGAG AGGAAGGATACTGGTGCGATACAACTAGCACACAAGTTCTTTAAGCAAATCATGTGGCGTTCATCAAAAGCAGATGTAGCAGATGAATTACAGCTTCCCCCACAAAAAGATTCAGTGGCATGGCTCACTTTCTCAGCGATTGAAGCACATTTTTACCAGAGGCAACATGAGACTTGTGTTAATTACGCTCGTGAACTTATTCGAAGCTTTAAAGACAAAGCCCGTCAAAGCGAAATACATG ATTGTGAATCAATTGAGCGCTCAGCCGATCATTTACTCACCCATTATGAGGCTTCGAAACTGCTGCACTCTTTATTGAAGCTTCGTCAAGCCTGTTGTCATCCTCAAGTTGGGAGCTCTGGGTTGCGTTCTATTCAACATTCTCCTATGACAATGCAGGAGATACTAGAG GTTCTTGTGGGAAAAACCAAGACTGAGGGAGAGGAAGCTCTGAGAAAACTAATTGTTTCTTTGAATGGATTGGCCGGCATAGCTGTGCTTGAGCAAGACCCATCTCGAGCAGTATCAATGTATAGAGAAGCATTAGCATTAGCTGAAGAGTACTCTGATGATTTTCGCTTGGACCCTTTGTTGAATCTTCACATTCATCATAATCTGGCTGAGATACTCCCAGTCACTTCAGGCTACTCACAAGAGCACTGCTCAATGGGAGGACAACTCTCTGGTAACCCTGAAAAGAGAGACTCTAAACTGTGTGAAGTTGGTGAGTTTGATCAACACCCTATGAAGAGACAAAAGATAAGTGAGGATAATAGCTCTTCATATTTAACTAGTCAGAATATGCAGCAAGAGGAATCACATGTTGCTTCTGAGCTGGAACACACAGGTCTCCAAGGGAACAAAGGTACCGATCATGATGTCCTGCAGCAAATGTCATCTAGATCCTTCGCTGAAGGTTGTTTGAGAGAATGTGAAACTACTAAATTGAAGTACTTGTCTATGTTCAACTCCAAGCTTTCTTTGGCTCAGCAAGAGTTCCGAAATGCACATATGCAG GTATCCAGCGTGTTCGGAGAGCAACAAAAGCAGCCTACAAACTGGTGGCTGGAAGCTCTTCAGCTTGTAGAGCAGAAAGAGAACTCCTCAAATGAGTTGATCAGAAGAATTGGTGATGCTATTTCTGGGACATTAAGTAGTTCCAAGTCGCCTGGAATTGCTTCGAG GTTTCAAAGTACAACTGGCCTGAAGTACGTAATCCAAATGGGTCTGGATTCGTTAGAAGCCTCTAGACAAGATTTACTTGGAAGGGTTTTGGAGATTGATCAGACAATGGAGAAACCCAGGGATGAGGATATTGCACGTGTGAGATACTGTCGAAATTGTCAAGATAATAAGGATGGTCCTCTATGTGTACTTTGTGAATTGGACGAGTTATTTCAG GCATATGAGGCAAGACTTTTCCGCCTTACAAAAGGAGGTGATGGAGGGATGATTGCATCTGCTGAGGAGGCAGTGGACTTGCAAAAGAAGAAATCTGAATTGAATCGCTTCTATTGGGGATTATCACGCCCTAAGGATGGCTCATCCTCATCCCTTGATGGTAATAAAGAGGATAAGAAGCAGAGGGATGTGAGGGCGAAAGTAGTG GTGTCAAGATCTCCTTCTGAATTAGAGATTGTGCTTGGGGTTATAAAAAGCTATACTAAATGTCTGATAGGAAAAAAAATTTTGTCAGCGGCTAACAAACATCTACTTCTGTTTGAG GGTATGCGGAAGGAGTTCACCCAAGCAAGGTTCTTGGCCACAGCTCAGTCTCAAGTTTTGCGTGCTCATGATGAGATTAAGATGGCAACTTCACGGTTGCGTCTAAGGGAGGATGAAAATGACACTTCTCTTGATGCTTTAAGTTCAGCAGAACTAGTCGCAGCTAATGTTGAATTCTCTAATGAGAAATTTGTTTCCTTGTCCTTGGTATCCTCTATAAAAGGGCAACTTCGTTATTTAAAG GGATTAATTCTTTCTAAGCAAAAAGTTCAACTAGATAAACCTAATTCACCCACGAACGTAGACACTGATAACTCATCGGCTGCTTCTCCCTGCACTGGAGAACAAAACGGGTTTGTAAATAAAGCTGAAGATGAGGCTTGCCCAGTTTGTCAAGACAAACTTCAGCATGAGAAAATGGTTTTCCAGTGTGGGCATGTTACCTGCTGTAGAT GTTTGGTTGCAATGTCAGAGAGATCAAAGTCTCGAAATAAATGGATTATGTGCCCAACTTGTCGAAAACATACAGATCTTGGGAATATCGCCCTTGCTGATGATAGCCAGAGCAAAGCTTGTAATTCTGGTCTATCAAGTGTGTCTCAAGGTCATGAAATGGTCGAAGCTTCTATTAGTGTTCAAGGTTCATACGGAACAAAG ATTGAAGCTGTGACAAAGAGAATCCTCTGGATAAAGTCTACAGACCCGAAAGCAAAAGTTCTCGTCTTCTCAAGTTGGAATGACGTTCTTGATGTGTTGGAACATGCATTCTCTGCTAACAACATCAGTCATATTCGGATGAAAGGGGGCAG GAAATCACATGTCGCACTTGCAAAGTTCAAGGGAGAAAGAGAACCAGAAGGAAAGTTCATTCAAGTGCTGCTGCTTCTATTCCAACATGGAGCTAATGGTCTTAATCTCTTGGAAGCACAACACGTCATTCTTATAGAGCCACTTCTGAATCCTGCAACAGAAGCACAAGCAATCAACAGAGTGCATCGAATTGGACAAGACAAAACAACTCTTGTTCATCGTTTTATA GTGAAAGATACTGTTGAAGAAAGCATATATAAACTAAATCGAGGCCGGTCAACTACTTCAGTTATAAGTGGGAGCACTAAGAAACAAGATCAGTCAGTTCTGACGCTTAAAGATGTGGAGTCCCTGTTTTCTTCAGCAACACCTTCTATGCAATTAGAAGATAAGAATGTTGAGACAGGAAGTCTAAAACACTTGcctcctgctgttgctgctgctttaGCTGCGGAGAGGAGATTGAAGGAGAGTTTGACATCATCTTTGTGA
- the LOC113357889 gene encoding rhodanese-like domain-containing protein 7: MLTTLSSPLQQLLLLQFKFPTSSSPILLLRRRMLSSSSTTSPSPKFSSSMKINCETSSTQPHNSNHLPIFSTSNSNPNGISHHQQQQLTSLSKPFVTNGVSNRTVPVITSSEAPPVSPLVVVSFYKFADFPDHADLRKPLKNLCQELRVSGGIILAPEGINGSICGIRESVETVLGFIQSDDRLKGLRQIESPVSPEEEAIHHGHTSSSPLGAGEDAPFRWDHVRVKVKKEIVSLGMPSVSPIERVGKYVDPKEWNELISDPETIVIDVRNSYETRIGKFKGAVDPCTTAFRKFPSWVDDNLLPAGSNGGQQQTEADGSDESGIEQSNDQERKVPPPRVAMYCTGGIRCEKASSFLMSKGIEEVYHLKGGILKYLEEIPETESLWEGECFVFDKRVSVDHGLAQGTFKLCYGCKQPVSDADMEAPEWEYGVSCPYCFSSKSEEEKDRARARQRQFEAWGVIGGPDKGHRPVKADGDSTGDNHQHPQSF, from the exons ATGCTAACAACGTTATCATCTCCATTGCAGCAGCTCCTCCTCCTCCAATTCAAGTTCCCGACATCTTCCTCTCCAATACTGCTACTCAGGAGGAGGAtgttatcttcatcttcaacaacaagccCTAGTCccaaattttcatcttcaatgaaaATCAATTGTGAGACTTCTTCTACTCAACCTCACAACTCTAAtcatcttccaatcttctccacCTCTAATTCCAACCCTAATGGCATCTCTcaccaccaacagcagcagcttACCTCTCTCTCTAAACCCTTTGTTACTAATGGCGTTTCGAATCGGACTGTTCCGGTTATTACCTCATCTGAAGCTCCTCCTGTCTCTCCTCTTGTAGttgtttctttttataagttTGCTGATTTTCCTGACCATGCTGATTTGCGGAAGCCATTGAAGAATCTCTGTCAAGAGCTG CGTGTTTCAGGTGGTATCATTCTTGCACCTGAAGGAATCAATGGGAGCATTTGTGGGATAAGAGAATCGGTGGAAACAGTTCTcggtttcatacaatctgatgaCCGGTTGAAAGGCCTTAGACAGATTGAATCCCCAGTGAGTCCTGAGGAAGAAGCCATCCATCATGGACACACTAGCAGTTCCCCTCTTGGTGCAGGGGAAGATGCACCTTTTCGATGGGATCACGTGCGAGTCAAGGTGAAGAAAGAG ATAGTTTCTCTTGGAATGCCATCTGTGTCACCCATCGAAAGAGTTGGAAAGTACGTGGACCCAAAAGAATGGAATGAATTGATTAGTGACCCAGAAACT ATAGTAATTGATGTTCGAAATTCGTACGAGACCAGGATTGGGAAGTTTAAAGGAGCTGTAGATCCATGTACAACAGCCTTCCGGAAATTCCCATCATGGGTGGATGATAATTTGTTACCAGCTGGCTCTAATGGCGGGCAGCAGCAGACGGAGGCTGATGGGTCAGATGAAAGTGGAATAGAACAATCCAATGACCAGGAAAGAAAAGTTCCACCACCACGGGTCGCAATGTACTGCACTGGCGGGATTCGATGCGAGAAAGCTTCCAGTTTTCTCATGAGCAAAGGCATTGAAGAG GTTTACCATTTAAAAGGTGGGATACTGAAATATCTAGAGGAAATTCCGGAAACAGAAAGCCTCTGGGAAGGAGAATGTTTTGTGTTTGACAAAAGAGTTTCGGTTGACCATGGATTAGCTCAAGGAACTTTCAAGTTGTGTTACGGATGTAAGCAGCCTGTGAGTGACGCCGACATGGAAGCTCCAGAGTGGGAATATGGAGTTTCATGCCCATACTGTTTCTCCTCGAAAtctgaagaagagaaagataggGCAAGAGCTAGGCAGAGGCAATTTGAAGCATGGGGTGTAATTGGTGGTCCTGATAAGGGTCACCGACCTGTAAAAGCCGATGGTGACAGTACCGGCGATAACCATCAACATCCACAGTCATTTTGA